In one Dermacentor variabilis isolate Ectoservices chromosome 4, ASM5094787v1, whole genome shotgun sequence genomic region, the following are encoded:
- the LOC142578236 gene encoding neprilysin-2-like: MRDWAAIHKRLDATNATFRYCSGHYEALLPRDDAIRRKRDSHSECDEVTRIEKTVYLELLDNREGKAKTAAMFPLDSIEDYTAGAFSSSEWLEMLNNHASVTGQPRFTTSDRVVLRDTGLLAGVGRLWAKHSNKKLLGALSWLLAQILAPIADAGLLMYRYDSITAANVRRVNFCATEAEEIYRFLVIALATAVNFPEILRLKVNSQLSTVQQTALVLIGALPWLDNATDVSAQNKLSRARTLLWPANDLLTDEALSIMYSGFPEDMHAAGETFADLWLHSRRALYELQTDPVYHGAAADMPPNMRLPLAKYDYLRNTVGISVQALSEPMYYAQGTNAMFYGGLGFVYARELVKTVDSEGVLFDADGNVGQEWASDVWRITVVERMFCLAADDSGHKRGTTTAGNHRVFPDTPALEVAYAALERALASEPRSTRVIEAYTEQQLFFITLCYFMCGGANPGAMDCNRALRHFPPFTQHFNCAPGSQMRAAKQCSFLYTEHNGDEHTAK; the protein is encoded by the exons GTGACCCGTATCGAGAAGACCGTGTACCTTGAGCTCCTCGACAACCGTGAAGGCAAGGCCAAGACAGCTGCCATGTTCCCTCTGGACAGCATCGAAGACTACACTGCGGGCGCCTTCTCATCCAGCGAGTGGCTTGAGATGCTCAACAACCATGCATCGGTCACTGGCCAGCCCAGGTTCACAACATCGGACCGTGTTGTCCTGAGGGACACTGGGCTACTTGCGGGGGTCGGCCGGCTCTGGgcgaaacacagcaacaagaaactaCTGGGGGCGTTATCCTGGCTTCTGGCGCAGATACTGGCGCCCATCGCGGACGCTGGGCTGCTTATGTACAG GTACGACAGTATCACCGCCGCCAACGTCAGGCGTGTGAATTTCTGCGCCACCGAGGCTGAAGAGATCTACCGGTTTTTGGTGATCGCCCTTGCGACAGCGGTCAACTTTCCAGAGATACTGCGCCTAAAGGTCAACTCGCAACTTAGCACGGTCCAGCAGACGGCCTTAGTCCTGATCGGAGCTCTCCCGTGGCTCGACAACGCCACCGACGTCAGCGCTCAGAACAAGCTTTCGCGCGCCAGGACTCTGCTGTGGCCCGCCAACGACCTCCTCACGGACGAGGCGCTCTCCATAATGTACTCCGGCTTTCCCGAGGACATGCACGCCGCGGGTGAGACGTTCGCCGACCTCTGGCTTCACTCCAGACGAGCTCTGTACGAACTGCAGACGGACCCTGTCTACCACGGCGCCGCAGCCGACATGCCGCCCAACATGCGCCTGCCTTTGGCCAAATACGACTACCTGCGCAACACGGTCGGCATCTCGGTCCAGGCACTGTCCGAGCCAATGTACTACGCGCAGGGCACAAACGCCATGTTCTACGGCGGCCTGGGCTTCGTGTACGCCCGCGAACTCGTCAAGACCGTGGACAGTGAGGGTGTGTTGTTCGACGCGGACGGCAATGTAGGTCAAGAATGGGCGTCAGACGTCTGGAGAATCACCGTGGTCGAACGAATGTTCTGTCTGGCGGCTGACGACAGTGGCCATAAAAGAGGAACCACAACAGCCGGAA ACCATCGCGTCTTTCCCGACACTCCGGCGCTGGAGGTGGCATACGCGGCGCTGGAGCGGGCGCTCGCTTCGGAGCCGCGGTCCACGAGGGTCATCGAGGCATACACAGAGCAACAGCTCTTCTTCATCACGCTTTGCTACTTCATGTGTGGTGGCGCAAACCCGGGTGCCATGGACTGCAACAGAGCCCTGCGCCACTTCCCGCCCTTCACACAACACTTCAACTGCGCGCCGGGCAGTCAGATGAGGGCCGCCAAGCAGTGCTCTTTCCTCTACACGGAGCACAACGGCGACGAGCACACAGCGAAATGA